The Cutaneotrichosporon cavernicola HIS019 DNA, chromosome: 3 region CGTGGCAACGGGACCAAATCGCGCCTCCAAGACTCCAACATGGCTGCAAGCCCTATTTCGGCGCCGTCCCCACTTCTTGCCATGCCGCCCTCCACGTCCGCTTCTGTGGACTCTTAGGACCTATGCATACAGGAACTGGACTCTGACCGGCTACATCTATGATTCTATGTATATTCAGCGGCCTGTACACTCGTACATTCAGCGGCCCACGAAGGCCTTGATCGAGCCCAATGTGGGCTTGTCGATACGCACAGTGCCGATGCGTGTCGCCTGCAGCGCCGAACCCCACGCCTCAGCACCCGCAATCAGCTTAATGCTGGCGTTCTGTACGAAGAGGCTGGTCTTGAGAAGGTACTGCCCGATGATCTGGACAATCTGCTGGAGTATGCTCTGGAGCGCGCCGTTGTCCCGATTAATGACGCTGAGCGCGAGAATGGCGACCAATACGCAGAGCACCGCGGTCCACTTGAGAAAGACTGGGGAAGGGGATAACGAGGAGGTCCGCTTGGCAGCGATCTGGGAAGGCGCACTCGTCGCTTGCGCATACGATGGAGGGGGGAGTTGCGAGAGGCCAACCTCcgtggcgagggcggcaatGAGCGCGTCACGCGCGACGGTTGGTGGTGCCGTGGAAGAGTAGTACGCGTACCAGTTCGCCAAGTCGGAATCGGACATCTTCTCCAACGCTGCTAGAGAGGAGAtcgcctggtgtcagctgtcaGAAATGCCTGCGACCTTACAGGAAGTTGGGGTGGTTGGTCGCGGAGGGTAACGGGGACGAGTTCTTGCCCGGCGAGCGCACGCACGCGGTTCTGGCGCCTGACGTTAGCTGCGGAAGCTTAAGCCAGCTCTCCCCACCGTTGCTGCTCCGCCGCTCGGCGTCCCCGTCGATCTTGTTCACCTTCCTCTACCCTCTTCCACGATAGCACCGGAGCCTCGCCAGCCTTCCAAACCAATACTCACCTAGCTTCCtcagcgcgcgcgagcacagccacctcctcctgccACTTGAATATCTGTGagacctcctcgcccagtGCCTTGAGTTGAGCACGGCTAGTCACCGTGTGCGTGACGAACTGCGTCGCGAGGTGCTggagcttggcgttggTCCCTTCCTCACTACCGAAGCTGTACGGTGTTCCGGGTAGACTGGCCATGGAGGGTGTTCTGGATATGGAGCGTGTTGACATGGCCTGGGATGTAGTTATATTGTTGAACCGAGTTGAGAACGTGGGAAAAATGAAATGAGAACACAAACAACAAGAGATAACCCGGTCATGGGCCCGTGTCCTTTGGCTCACTTAACCGACGTCATTAATCTCATGTTCATTATCGACTTTAAAAGGGACGTGCATTAACGGAATCAGATTTATCCTCGGTCATGCCCATACCGGCGTCAAGAAGTAGAATCATAACCGCACTACTCTGCTCTTCCTCTTTATCACTCTCCACTCATCAGCATGCGATCAGCACTCCGTATCGCGCCCCTGTGCGCGGGCCTCGGCCAACGAGTCGTCTTCgtccccctctccctccctcgtgtttcctccttccccgccCAGCAGGTCCGCGTCctgtccatctcggcccGCTCGTTCGCGCGCCCTGATCACCACCCCGGCCGGGGGGAGAGCAGGGAGAGCACAGCCGAGATGCTCGACCGACTCACAGCTGaggctcggcggcgcggtgccGCCGAGAGCGCCACGCGCGATTACGCAGGGCCCTTcccgctcggcgcgggcacTGCAGCACGCAACAAGACTTGGACGGCTTGGCGCGATCTTGGGATTGCAGGCAAGGGTGAGTCACACAGCAAGCCCATCTGACGACAGCCGGACGTATGTTTCGCCAGTCGGGAAACCTCTTCATCGTGGTAGCGGGTGCGGGGCTGTTTGTTGTGCTAGCCATCGCACTCAGCACCGAGCTCTTCGCTAAGAACTCGCCAAGCGTGCTGTACGCGGAGTGCATCGACATGATCCGCGACTCTAACGCCGTAGGTATCGCATTTTCAGCTCTCAAAGACCCCAGcgccagctgacatcagctcgaccgtcacctcctcccacccgtAGCCTTTACGCATTCtccagcctcctcggcgccaaccCGTGGGACCGCGCCGATTAAGCATCGCGTCGTGCGTCACCCTGTTTCCGGTCGCGAGCATCTGATCATCAACTTCTGGGCGCACGGGCGCGGGCGGGACGAGCCCGAACCGCTCTCGTGGGCTAAGCGCTGGGTAGGCTCGGCGACAGACAGCCTGCGCACGGCCGGCACGTTTGTCGGACTCGTGTCGGACCCGGACGGAGAGGAGCGGCCACTGacgaaggaggaggtcgagacagcggcagccgaggccaaggccgaacgcgagaaggcggcggcggaggcaCAGCAGGGCCCAGGCTTCCTCGGCCGCTTGACGCAGAGCTTCAACTTCCGCCCGGGTGTCAAGAGTGTGCGCTCAGCTTCacccgctcctccgcctcctggCACCTACAAGATGGGCGAGGTGCGTGCCGACTACGTCAAGAACGCCGCGGGGCATTACACAAtgctcgctctcgtcgtcgacgtgccCTCCAGCCGCGCCCCGTACCCTGGTCGGGCCATTGTGTACTGGGCGCCTGAGGCTGACAAGGAGGGCCTCATTGAGCGTCGCTAGGCGCACACATTGTACCACTACTCACGTTCACCTCTCCGCTCGCAGGAGGCGAGCAATGCATGTGCAGTATAACAGCGGTCCTCTGGATGTAAGTCGGCCGCTAACCATTGTTAGGGATGTGCGAAGAAACGAAGAAGCGTAGGGGAGAATACTAATATATCGGAGCCTATTGAAGGAAGTGGTCGGACCAAGACGAGCGCTTGTACGCGTACACAGCGAAGAGGCGTTGGAGATAGCGTGACGTAGGTGAACAGAGCTGCGTAAGCTGGAACCAATGCCGAGAGCTCACCTCGTTAGCGCACGCGTCGAGTGTGGCCTCGAGTTGCTGGCGCTCCggcccgtcgtcgagaCGAGAGGAGACGATACGCCACAAGGACGCGCGAACAACGGTGGCCTGGATGGCACCAGCCTTTTGGAGAGCTTTGGAGCCTGTGATAAGCTGTGTGACGCCATCCCCTGCACATCTATTGACTCTGCGGATCGATCAGCACTGACGCCCTCGGGGACGTAGCCATCGGGAACTTACCACCGGTCATGTACCCGCCGACGGGGCAGCCGATCTCCTGGAAGTAGAACTGGGGGCAGCTTCGTTCAGCTCACATCTCTAGCAGGAGACTCACAACATACCCGTAGCAGCGATGGCCctgtcgaggcggcgcggaatgtcggcgtcggctaCTGTCAGCCGCAGCCAAGTACATTCAGCGCACTGTTCTTCGCTGCGAGAGCGCGCCGTAGCGCTTCCGACCAGATACCGACGCTGTCGGACGGGGGGCCACGCGCCGAGACCTGCTGTAAGCGCTGGCGTTTGGAGACGTACGTAGGACAgctcgctctcgacgaggatgagcacGCCTCCGGGCCTAAGGACGCGCGAGAGGCGCTGCACGAGCTGCGGGTAATGCGGGATATCCATGACCATGGATTTGACGTGGATGAGGTCTTGGCTTGTCAGTTTTACCTTTTGTAACTCACCGAAAGTGTTATCGGGCCACGGGAGGGGTTGTGTGACGTCTCCCCTCAGCACAATCCTCAGATTTACTCACCGACAGTGTAAAAGTCGAGATTTTCATGCGGGAGCTCGACGGGCGACTGAAACGCAGCCCACGAGATACTACCGTCAGCTGATTCAAAGACCGGACCCACTCGATCCCAACAACGTCGGCATACGGGTGGTGACGCGCCAGCAGGATTGCCCATGTGCCGGTACCCTGAATATCAGAGTGGCAGTGGGGTTGAACGCACAATCCCAACGTCCAGGACCTTGGAGCGGCGGCCTGTCGCGTGTACGCGTGCGAGGTGGGCCGTGATGAGGTGGTCGTGGCCCGGGTTcaggagggcgaggtgcaTGTCCTCGAGTGCGTTGAGGCTGGGCTCAGCTCTGTTTCGGGAAGGGACTCACCGCACAGACTCGGACATGGGTTCAGCGATAGGTACGGAGATGGGGGTTGCGAGAGGCTTGGGTTCAGCCACTGGGCCAGTCATGATCGTCCAGATCTGCCGGTGTGGCGTGGGGTTGCGACCGAGTCGTTGGTGACAGTCGTTCCAGCGGCAGTAGTCTTGGTGGAGAtgagtgagagagtgaagGAACGCAGTCGccacctcgagcagctgcaACAGCTTTTAATAACACTTTTGCATATTCATGGCAACCCCAGCAAGAGGAAACGCCTCGGGGAGTGACATCCGTTCCTGGCCGTCTCCGGCACATTTCCGCGGCAGGGGGTGATAGCACCAGTGATTAACGGTTTCAAGTGACCGAATGGGGATGTTGCCGAGGAATGTCGATCGTACTGGAGATGCTCACGCGCGCTCCATCTCACCATTGCGAGTAATAGTTTACAGGTTTAGGGGAATGAGGCTCACATGACGGGTGTTGAAGGAGAGGGCGTTGTGGTAGGATGCGTTTCGCGGTAAGCTCACCCCCTGTTTGGACCTCTTCACCAGGCTTCCCCGCGCTTCTCAGATTTACGCACCACTTTCTGACTCCAAACATCCGGGGTTGACAGAAGGAGATGATCATTTATTCGAACAGCAGGAGAAGACGTCCGAACGCCCGTTCATTTCCGGACCCCGTGTCGATCTCGGGGCACCCACACTAGGGGTATACCGGGGACTGCAGCCCCGGGCGCCTCCGGCTTCCGGACAAGGGGCAAAACGTGAAAATGTGTTCCGGCGGAGACCCGCGTCCCCAGGCCCAGTAGGCCCTCGCGAAAACGTATTCCCAGAACTACGAAACGTCAGACGCCTTCCGATATGAGACATCACACACGAGGCCAAATTCTGTCAATCAGGACGACGCTCCACCTGTATCAGATTGATTGTATTCAAGGAGCTGTTATGTGTTGCCGATCGCACAGTGGTCGCTCCACTGGTATCAGATTACTTGTGTGCTTGTTTACTCGGCCCGGGAACGCGGCGACTGTGGAGTGCTGATCGTGGGAGTATATGTCAGCTTGGGCACTTGCATTAAGTATTACAAGACTCATCCCAATCGAGCTCTTCCCAACCCAGCTTAAGACGTTGCCAATGTGTGTGTCGCTCCATC contains the following coding sequences:
- a CDS encoding uncharacterized protein (TIM21); the protein is MRSALRIAPLCAGLGQRVVFVPLSLPRVSSFPAQQVRVLSISARSFARPDHHPGRGESRESTAEMLDRLTAEARRRGAAESATRDYAGPFPLGAGTAARNKTWTAWRDLGIAGKAGRMFRQSGNLFIVVAGAGLFVVLAIALSTELFAKNSPSVLYAECIDMIRDSNALDRHLLPPVAFTHSPASSAPTRGTAPIKHRVVRHPVSGREHLIINFWAHGRGRDEPEPLSWAKRWVGSATDSLRTAGTFVGLVSDPDGEERPLTKEEVETAAAEAKAEREKAAAEAQQGPGFLGRLTQSFNFRPGVKSVRSASPAPPPPGTYKMGEVRADYVKNAAGHYTMLALVVDVPSSRAPYPGRAIVYWAPEADKEGLIERR